A region from the Metarhizium brunneum chromosome 7, complete sequence genome encodes:
- the Abcc5 gene encoding Multidrug resistance-associated protein 5: MADPPESKELELKSADAAAAAIQPSNEERHDAPSDPSDSDNKELATGEKHDGDTDDIAVAASPHRLDVTKSVATDASYATSPPATKARPWYRQVNPLRWGGVPPVPKERIVSREYTAGFFSKLTFQWMTPLMTTGYKRQLEQGDIWQVNPDRAVEPLTQKVQESFRRRVKNGETNPLFWALHETFKFEFWLGGLCALITAILQVLAPFTLRFLIQFATDAYIANVGGGPPPPIKNGIGLAIGVTAMQIFQAFGVSHFIYRGMMIGGQSRGVLIGFIYEKAMVISGRAKAGGVKPSIMPESDDADEVEKGNETATDEKSAGKKKNKAKAKKGKPQQDGLGWANGRIVNLMSVDTYRIDQASALFHMMWTSPIVCLITLVLLLVNLTYSALAGFALLVVGVPALTKAIQSLFRRRKAINKITDRRVSLTQEILQSVRFVKYFGWEKAFIARLGELRAKEIYSIQVLLAIRNAINAVSMSLPIFASMLSFIVYSLSNHDLAPAEVFSSLALFNGLRIPLNLLPLVLGQVTDAWSSMKRIEEFLMQEEKEEEVVYRPEGSNAVEMIDAAFTWEKTTTQDPDKAAMAGAGKEKKGAKDGTKEGTSTPKPAKSQNSEEDSASTLVEEREPFKLQGLNFQIDRNELVAVIGTVGSGKSSLLAALAGDMRKTHGDVVYGASRAFCPQYAWIQNTTLQNNITFGKDMDRDWYREVVRACALQADLDMLPNGDQTEIGERGITISGGQKQRLNIARAIYFDADIVIMDDPLSAVDAHVGRHIFDHAILGLLKDKCRILATHQLWVLSRCDRIIWMDGGKIQAIDTFDNLMRDHQGFQTLMETTAVEEKEEEEEPEAAAPVDLADERKKRKQNKKGAALMQQEEKPESSVPWSVYGAYVRASGSIFNAPLVITILIISQGANIATGLWLSWWTSDKFGYSTGKYIGIYAALGVVQALLMFAFSVTLTVLGTNSSQVMLRDAVQRVLRAPMSFFDTTPLGRITNRFSRDVDVTDNNLTDAIRMYFFTLAMVTAVFALIIAYFHWFAIALVPLYCLFILSASYYRASAREVKRFESVLRSNVFAKFGEGLSGVASIRAYGLKTRFINELRSSINEMNSAYYLTFSNQRWLSVRLDMVGNALVFTVAILVVTSRFSVNPSIGGLVLSYILSIVQMLQFSIRQLAEVENGMNAVERLQHYGTQLDEEAPLHTVDVRSTWPEKGEIVFRDVEMRYRPGLPLVLQGLSMHIRGGERVGIVGRTGAGKSSIMSTLFRLVEISAGTIAVDGVNISTVGLYDLRSRLAIIPQDPTLFRGTVRSNLDPFGEHADLALWSALRQAHLVPAGASLDDRRPDPSRIRLDSVVEEDGLNFSLGQRQLMALARALVRGSQIIVCDEATSSVDMETDDKIQNTMATGFRGRTLLCIAHRLRTIIGYDRICVMDAGHIAEMDTPLALWHQGGIFRSMCHRSGIRLEDIQGARDSLAALDAAAPSS, translated from the exons ATGGCCGACCCGCCAGAGAGCAAGGAGCTCGAGCTCAAGTCTGCagacgcggcggcggcggcgataCAGCCCAGCAACGAGGAGCGACATGACGCGCCGTCAGATCCATCCGATTCCGACAACAAAGAGCTTGCCACGGGCGAAAAGCACGACGGCGACACAGACGACATTGCCGTAGCGGCCAGCCCCCATCGCCTCGACGTCACAAAGAGCGTTGCGACAGACGCCAGCTATGCCACTAGCCCGCCGGCAACGAAAGCCAGACCTTGGTACAGACAGGTGAACCCGTTGCGATGGGGCGGCGTTCCGCCCGTCCCCAAGGAGCGAATCGTCTCGCGCGAGTACACGGCGGGCTTCTTCAGCAAGTTGACCTTTCAGTGGATGACGCCGCTGATGACG ACTGGCTACAAACGACAACTCGAACAGGGCGATATTTGGCAGGTGAACCCCGACCGGGCGGTGGAACCTCTCACGCAAAAAGTCCAAGAATCCTTCCGCCGCCGCGTGAAAAATGGCGAAACGAACCCTCTGTTCTGGGCCCTACACGAAACCTTCAAGTTTGAATTCTGGCTAGGCGGCCTCTGCGCCCTCATCACCGCCATCCTGCAGGTCCTTGCGCCCTTCACCCTGCGTTTCCTCATTCAGTTCGCCACAGACGCATACATCGCCAACGTCGGAGGCGGCCCTCCGCCCCCCATCAAAAATGGCATTGGCCTCGCCATCGGTGTGACCGCCATGCAAATCTTCCAGGCATTCGGCGTCAGTCACTTTATATATCGGGGCATGATGATAGGTGGCCAGAGCAGAGGTGTTCTCATTGGCTTCATTTACGAAAAGGCCATGGTGATTTCCGGcagggccaaggccggcggTGTCAAGCCGTCCATCATGCCCGAGTCAGACGACGCAGATGAGGTCGAAAAGGGCAATGAGACTGCCACCGATGAGAAGAGTGcagggaagaaaaagaacaaggccaaggcgaaAAAGGGCAAGCCGCAGCAGGACGGCCTCGGCTGGGCAAACGGCCGCATTGTCAACTTGATGAGCGTTGATACCTACCGCATCGACCAAGCTTCCGCCCTCTTCCACATGATGTGGACCTCGCCCATTGTTTGTCTCATCACCCTGGTGTTGCTTCTTGTCAACTTGACCTACAGCGCACTGGCTGGCTTTGCCCTGCTCGTCGTTGGTGTGCCCGCGCTCACAAAGGCCATTCAATCCCTGTTCCGTCGGCGCAAAGCCATCAACAAAATCACCGACCGGCGAGTCTCTCTGACCCAGGAGATTCTTCAGTCCGTCCGCTTTGTCAAGTATTTCGGCTGGGAAAAGGCCTTTATAGCCCGCCTTGGGGAGCTCCGAGCCAAGGAGATTTACTCCATCCAGGTGCTGCTGGCCATTCGCAACGCCATCAATGCCGTCAGCATGTCGCTGCCCATTTTTGCCTCGATGCTTTCCTTCATCGTGTACTCGTTGTCAAACCACGATTTGGCCCCCGCCGAGGTGTTTTCGTCTCTGGCCTTGTTCAACGGTCTCCGCATCCCGCTCAACCTGCTGCCCCTCGTCCTGGGCCAAGTCACCGATGCCTGGTCGTCTATGAAGCGCATTGAGGAGTTTCTGATGCaggaggaaaaagaagaggaggtTGTTTACAGGCCCGAAGGTAGCAACGCCGTCGAGATGATTGACGCTGCTTTCACCTGGGAGAAGACGACCACGCAAGATCCGGacaaggccgccatggccggcgctgggaaagaaaagaagggggCAAAGGACGGCACCAAGGAGGGCACAAGTACGCCGAAACCTGCAAAGTCACAGAACTCGGAGGAGGATTCAGCAAGCACGTTGGTCGAGGAACGGGAGCCCTTCAAGCTTCAGGGCCTCAACTTCCAGATTGACCGCAATGAACTTGTGGCAGTGATTGGAACCGTTGGCAGCGGTAAAAGCTCTcttcttgctgctcttgcaGGCGATATGCGAAAGACTCATGGAGATGTCGTATACGGAGCTTCACGGGCGTTTTGCCCCCAGTATGCCTGGATTCAAAACACAACCCTCCAGAACAATATTACTTTTGGCAAGGACATGGACCGCGACTGGTACCGCGAGGTCGTCCGAGC ATGTGCTCTCCAGGCAGATCTGGACATGCTTCCCAACGGTGACCAGACCGAAATTGGCGAGCGAGGCATTACCATCTCTGGTGGCCAGAAGCAAAGACTTAATATCGCTCGTGCCATCTACTTTGACGCAGATATCGTCATCATGGACGACCCCCTCAGCGCGGTGGATGCCCACGTCGGCCGGCACATCTTTGATCATGCCATCCTGGGTCTCCTCAAAGACAAGTGTCGTATTCTGGCCACGCATCAGCTTTGGGTCCTTAGCCGATGTGACAGAATCATATGGATGGACGGCGGCAAAATCCAGGCCATTGACACCTTTGACAACCTAATGAGGGACCATCAAGGCTTCCAGACTCTCATGGAGACcacggccgtcgaggagaaggaagaggaggaggagcccgAGGCCGCGGCGCCCGTTGATCTTGCCGACGAGcgcaagaagcgcaagcagAACAAAAAAGGAGCGGCTCTTATGCAGCAGGAAGAAAAGCCTGAATCGAGCGTGCCCTGGTCAGTCTACGGGGCATACGTGCGCGCTTCGGGCTCGATTTTTAACGCCcccctcgtcatcaccattCTCATCATCTCACAGGGCGCCAACATCGCCACCGGTCTTTGGCTGTCGTGGTGGACATCCGACAAGTTCGGCTACTCTACCGGGAAATATATTGGCATTTACGCTGCCCTGGGTGTTGTCCAGGCCCTGCTCATGTTCGCCTTCTCCGTCACGCTGACGGTTCTGGGAACCAACTCGAGCCAGGTGATGCTGCGAGACGCGGTGCAGCGCGTGCTGCGGGCTCCCATGTCCTTCTTCGACACGACACCCCTTGGACGCATCACCAACCGCTTCTCCCGCGACGTGGATGTCACGGACAACAACCTAACGGATGCCATCCGCATGTACTTCTTCACCCTCGCCATGGTGACGGCTGTCTTCGCCCTTATCATAGCCTACTTTCACTGGTTTGCCATTGCCCTTGTCCCGCTCTACTGCCTCTTTATCCTGTCGGCGTCGTACTACAGAGCATCCGCACGCGAAGTAAAGCGCTTCGAGTCCGTGCTGCGATCCAACGTCTTTGCCAAGTTCGGCGAGGGCCTCAGCGGCGTGGCGTCCATCAGAGCGTACGGCCTCAAGACGCGCTTCATCAACGAGCTCCGGTCCTCCATCAACGAAATGAACAGCGCCTACTACCTCACCTTTTCCAACCAGAGGTGGCTGTCCGTGCGGCTGGACATGGTGGGCAACGCGCTCGTCTTCACCGTGGCCATCCTGGTCGTGACGTCGCGGTTCAGCGTCAACCCCTCCATCGGCGGCCTCGTGCTCAGCTACATCCTGTCCATTGTGCAGATGCTGCAGTTTTCCATCCGGCAGCTGGCCGAGGTGGAAAACGGCATGAACGCCGTCGAGCGGCTGCAGCACTACGGCACgcagctcgacgaggaggcccCGCTGCACACCGTCGACGTGCGCAGCACCTGGCCGGAGAAGGGCGAGATTGTCTTCCGCGACGTCGAGATGCGGTACCGCCCGGGCCTGCCGCTCGTCCTGCAAGGGCTGAGCATGCACATCCGCGGCGGGGAGCGCGTCGGCATCGTGGGCCgcaccggcgccggcaagagctccatcatgtcgacgCTGTTCCGGCTCGTCGAGATCTCGGCCGGCACcatcgccgtcgacggcgtcaacaTCTCCACCGTGGGCCTGTACGACCTGCGCTCGCGCCTGGCCATCATCCCGCAGGACCCGACGCTCTTCCGCGGCACCGTCCGCAGCAACCTCGACCCCTTTGGCGAGCACGCCGACCTGGCGCTGTGGTCGGCCCTGCGGCAGGCCCACCTCGTGCCGGCCGGCGCGTCCCTCGACGACCGCAGGCCGGACCCGTCCCGCATCCGCCTCGActccgtcgtcgaggaggacgggCTCAACTTCTCCCTCGGCCAGCGCCAGCTCATGGCCctcgcccgcgccctcgTCCGCGGCTCCCAGATCATCGTCTGCGACGAGGCCACCTCCTCCGTCGACATGGAGACCGACGACAAGATCCAAAACACAATGGCCACCGGCTTCCGGGGCAGGACCCTCCTCTGCATCGCCCACCGCCTGCGCACCATCATCGGCTACGACCGCATCTGCGTCATGGACGCCGGCCACATCGCCGAGATGGACACCCCCCTCGCGCTCTGGCACCAGGGCGGCATCTTTAGAAGCATGTGCCACAGAAGCGGCATCCGGCTGGAGGATATCCAGGGCGCCAGGGATAGCCTGGCCGCCCTGGATGCAGCCGCGCCGAGTAGTTGA
- the Exosc1 gene encoding Exosome complex component CSL4: MAADELPSVAVPGHVLGPASRYTPGPGTHTHQGNVVSSLLGRVHVAAPAKAPGPAKRLNKITAAAAEELPTVSVARHGRRREILPDVNNVVLARVVRLMPKQAIVVIQQVGDTVLQTEWQGVIRVQDVRATEKDKVKMYESFKPGDIVKAQVISLGDQANYYLSTASNELGVIMAASEAGNDMVPVSWKEYRDPETGLTEPRKVAKPS; the protein is encoded by the exons atggccgccgacgagctgccGTCCGTCGCCGTCCCCGGGCACGTCCTCGGCCCTGCCTCGAGATACACCCCCGGCCCGGGCACGCACACGCACCAAGGCAACGTCGTCTCCTCGCTCCTCGGCCGAGTCCACGTCGCGGCGCCCGCCAAGGCCCCCGGCCCTGCGAAGCGGCTCAACAAGatcaccgccgccgcggcggaggagCTGCCCACCGTCTCCGTCGCCAGGCACGGCCGCAGGCGCGAGATCCTGCCCGACGTGAACAACGTGGTCCTGGCGCGGGTGGTGCGCCTGATGCCCAAGCAGGCCATTGTCGTGATTCAGCAGGTGGGCGATACCGTTCTCCAGACCGAGTGGCAGGGCGTGATTCGCGTCCAGGACGTGCGCGCCACGGAGaaggacaaggtcaagatgtACGAGTCGTTTAAGCCGGGCGACATTGTCAAGGCCCAGGTG ATTTCGCTGGGAGACCAGGCGAATTATTACTTGTCCACGGCGTCCAACGAGCTGGGCGTCATTATGGCGGCGAGCGAGGCCGGCAACGACATGGTGCCCGTGAGCTGGAAGGAGTACCGGGATCCTGAGACGGGGTTGACCGAGCCGAGGAAGGTGGCGAAGCCTAGCTGA